One window from the genome of Acuticoccus sediminis encodes:
- a CDS encoding CaiB/BaiF CoA transferase family protein, protein MRDLEGLTVVSVEQAVAAPYLSGRLAEAGARVIKVERPEGDFARGYDRFVKGQSAYFVWLNRGKESVCLDLRTDADKAVLEALIAKADVFIQNLAPDAIDRLGFAPSRLRADYPRLITVSISGYGDEGPMRLARAYDLLVQAETGLVTITGNPAGPARVGVSVCDISCGMTAHQAVLQALYARERTGEGRHIAVSLFHALSDWMNVPYLQFTFGGVTPRRDGLHHPTIAPYGAYAGRDGKEVLFSIQNEREWVRLCEEVLKRPDVSVDPRFNNNTVRVENRVELNAIIDGVFGRHDRDELAAMLTAASIANGRVNTMDDLAAHPQNRYIEVETPAGPVRMLAPGATVDGTVAPTGAVPALGAHTEAIRREVLGEDAPS, encoded by the coding sequence GTGCGCGATCTCGAAGGCTTGACTGTCGTCTCCGTGGAGCAGGCGGTGGCGGCACCGTACCTGTCGGGCCGGCTCGCCGAGGCGGGGGCGCGTGTCATCAAGGTCGAGCGTCCCGAAGGCGACTTCGCGCGCGGCTACGACAGGTTCGTGAAGGGGCAGAGCGCCTACTTCGTCTGGCTGAACCGCGGCAAGGAATCGGTCTGCCTCGACCTGCGCACGGATGCCGACAAGGCCGTCCTGGAGGCGCTGATCGCCAAGGCGGACGTCTTCATCCAGAACCTCGCGCCCGACGCCATCGACCGGCTCGGCTTCGCCCCGTCGCGGCTGCGGGCGGACTACCCGCGCCTCATCACGGTGTCGATCTCCGGCTACGGCGACGAGGGTCCGATGCGCCTGGCCCGCGCCTATGACCTGCTGGTGCAGGCCGAGACCGGGCTTGTCACCATCACCGGCAATCCCGCCGGGCCGGCCCGCGTCGGCGTCTCGGTCTGCGACATCTCCTGCGGGATGACGGCGCATCAGGCGGTGCTGCAGGCGCTCTACGCCCGGGAGCGGACGGGGGAGGGGCGGCATATCGCCGTCAGCCTCTTCCACGCCCTCTCGGACTGGATGAACGTGCCGTACCTGCAGTTCACCTTCGGCGGCGTGACGCCCCGGCGCGACGGGCTGCACCACCCGACCATCGCCCCCTACGGCGCCTATGCCGGGCGCGACGGCAAGGAGGTGCTGTTCTCGATCCAGAACGAGCGGGAGTGGGTGCGCCTGTGCGAGGAGGTGCTGAAGCGGCCGGACGTGTCCGTCGATCCGCGCTTCAACAACAACACCGTGCGGGTCGAGAACCGGGTCGAGCTGAACGCCATCATCGACGGCGTCTTCGGCCGGCATGACCGGGACGAGCTGGCGGCGATGCTGACGGCGGCGAGCATCGCCAACGGCCGCGTCAACACGATGGACGACCTCGCCGCCCATCCCCAGAACCGCTACATCGAGGTCGAGACGCCCGCCGGCCCGGTGCGGATGCTGGCGCCCGGTGCGACGGTGGACGGGACCGTCGCACCCACAGGCGCCGTCCCGGCGCTCGGCGCCCACACCGAGGCAATCCGCCGCGAGGTGCTGGGCGAGGATGCGCCGTCCTGA
- a CDS encoding MmgE/PrpD family protein, which yields MALIDDLLDLAERPRAELPGEALAMARLSLVDWVVCGRAALDVPVAATFRAFADTEGGRPTASLFGGDRTSARTAAMVNAVISHALDLDDTHLAHIGHLSVGIYPAVVALGEEAGASAEEVVAAFLVGAEGAVRVGVTLGAAHYDRGFHQTGTAGAFGATIAAGRILGLTRDEMRSAIGLCASRAGGLRSLFGTMAKPYNAGTAASNGVEVARLAKLGLTAGEDGLSGHQGFIPTHTEEVGALPGPDRFLFLDNTYKFHACCHGLHAMIEALGERPAGFGAAEVAGVEVRTNPRWLTVCDIKAPKTGGDVKFSYAWLAGMVLHDIPTGNGRLYTDELAADPVLTAFASRVSVAGDAGLGDGAVAVTLTARDGATVDLAHDVTERPTPEALEARLAVKARTLLGPEGDTLAASLAEAGLSAADIGAILRGDRAERASPRAVA from the coding sequence ATGGCGCTCATCGACGACCTCCTCGACCTCGCCGAACGCCCCCGCGCGGAACTCCCCGGCGAGGCGCTGGCGATGGCGAGGCTGTCGCTGGTCGACTGGGTCGTCTGCGGCCGCGCGGCGCTCGACGTGCCGGTGGCGGCCACGTTCCGCGCCTTCGCGGACACCGAGGGCGGGCGCCCCACGGCGTCGCTCTTCGGCGGCGACCGGACGTCGGCGCGGACGGCCGCGATGGTCAACGCCGTGATCAGCCACGCGCTCGACCTCGACGACACGCACCTCGCGCACATCGGCCACCTCTCGGTCGGGATCTACCCGGCTGTGGTGGCGCTCGGCGAGGAGGCGGGCGCGTCGGCCGAGGAGGTCGTCGCGGCCTTCCTGGTGGGTGCGGAAGGCGCGGTGCGGGTCGGCGTCACGCTGGGCGCGGCGCACTACGACCGCGGCTTCCACCAGACCGGCACCGCCGGCGCGTTCGGCGCGACCATCGCCGCGGGCCGGATCCTCGGGCTGACGCGGGACGAGATGCGCTCGGCGATCGGCCTCTGCGCCTCGCGCGCAGGCGGGCTCCGCTCGCTCTTCGGCACGATGGCGAAGCCGTACAACGCCGGCACCGCCGCCTCCAACGGCGTCGAGGTGGCTCGGCTCGCGAAGCTGGGCCTGACCGCGGGCGAGGACGGGCTGTCGGGCCACCAGGGCTTCATCCCGACCCACACCGAGGAGGTGGGTGCCCTTCCCGGGCCCGACCGCTTCCTCTTTCTGGACAACACCTACAAGTTCCACGCCTGCTGCCACGGGCTGCACGCGATGATCGAGGCACTGGGCGAGCGCCCCGCGGGCTTCGGCGCTGCCGAGGTCGCCGGGGTCGAGGTGCGCACCAACCCGCGCTGGCTGACGGTCTGCGACATCAAGGCCCCGAAGACCGGCGGCGACGTGAAGTTCAGCTACGCGTGGCTCGCGGGGATGGTCCTGCATGACATCCCGACCGGCAACGGCCGCCTCTACACCGACGAGCTCGCCGCCGACCCCGTCCTCACCGCGTTCGCCTCGCGGGTGAGCGTCGCCGGCGACGCGGGTCTCGGCGACGGGGCCGTCGCCGTGACCCTCACCGCACGCGACGGCGCCACCGTCGACCTCGCGCACGACGTCACCGAGCGGCCGACGCCGGAGGCGCTCGAGGCACGGCTCGCCGTCAAGGCGCGCACGTTGCTGGGACCGGAGGGGGACACACTCGCCGCCAGTCTCGCCGAGGCCGGCCTCTCGGCGGCGGACATCGGCGCAATCCTGCGTGGCGACCGGGCGGAGCGCGCCTCGCCCCGCGCCGTCGCCTGA
- a CDS encoding LysR family transcriptional regulator, with amino-acid sequence MDLRHLRYFLAIAESRSISVAAHTIGVAQPSLSQHLRRMEEELGVRLVERSPRGTMLTEEGQVLVEHARRICGMLDACVEEMRNLSGEVKGTVAFGIPPSAAMAMSVPLAETVRLELPHVRLRAIESMSTYIKSWIDDRTVDLAIVYDLENADHLRATHLVNEELHFISAPDSWPFDTDPGTPVPFKALEAVEMILPSNGLRRTIERYAEAHGVTLNVVMDMDAMTQIKELVARGSGYAIFAPAATQDLVARGELVRARIIDPVLIRPVHLVNHRDVVLSRAGRAVEAITLKVVHELVSRGLWEGSLP; translated from the coding sequence GTGGACCTCAGGCACCTCAGATACTTCCTCGCGATTGCCGAATCGCGGTCGATTTCCGTTGCGGCGCATACCATCGGGGTCGCGCAACCGTCGCTCTCGCAGCACCTGAGGCGGATGGAGGAGGAACTCGGCGTGCGCCTCGTCGAGCGTTCGCCCCGCGGCACGATGCTCACCGAGGAGGGGCAGGTCCTGGTCGAGCACGCGCGCCGCATCTGCGGCATGCTGGACGCGTGCGTCGAGGAGATGCGCAACCTCTCCGGCGAGGTGAAGGGCACGGTCGCGTTCGGCATCCCCCCGTCCGCGGCGATGGCGATGTCCGTCCCCCTTGCCGAGACGGTGCGGCTGGAGCTCCCGCACGTGCGCCTTCGCGCGATCGAATCGATGAGCACCTACATCAAGAGCTGGATCGACGACCGCACGGTGGACCTCGCCATCGTCTACGACCTCGAGAACGCCGACCACCTGCGCGCGACACACCTCGTCAACGAGGAGCTGCACTTCATCTCCGCGCCCGACAGCTGGCCGTTCGACACCGATCCGGGCACGCCCGTGCCGTTCAAGGCGCTGGAGGCGGTGGAGATGATCCTGCCCTCCAACGGGCTGCGCCGCACGATCGAGCGGTACGCGGAGGCCCACGGCGTGACGCTCAACGTCGTCATGGACATGGACGCGATGACGCAGATCAAGGAGCTGGTGGCCCGCGGTTCCGGCTATGCGATCTTCGCCCCCGCGGCGACGCAGGACCTCGTGGCGCGCGGCGAGCTGGTGCGCGCGCGGATCATCGACCCGGTGCTCATCCGCCCGGTCCATCTCGTCAACCACCGCGACGTGGTGCTGAGCCGCGCGGGCCGCGCCGTCGAGGCGATCACCCTGAAGGTGGTGCACGAGCTGGTGAGCCGCGGCCTCTGGGAGGGGAGCCTCCCCTGA
- a CDS encoding DUF1932 domain-containing protein: MSDYVTNAHTIALVGFGEAANAVLAGWGLGGSGRVSAYDIKTDDAETAPRMRSHYTVAGVRGADTLQDALAGASLVFCLVTADRALAAAEAAAAAIEPGTLWLDGNSCAPQTKRAAAEAIDAAGGRYVDVAIMAPIFPMRHQTPMLLAGPFAEDAAAAMTAMDMRVDIAGETVGDASTIKMIRSVMIKGIEALTAECMLAAHRAGVADAVLQSLAGSDPGRNWPAKSAYNLERMMVHGARRAAEMREVAATLDGLGLPSRMAQATAEWHDQVARLGLPGGEAELDSRARRILDAL; encoded by the coding sequence ATGAGCGACTACGTCACCAACGCGCACACCATCGCGCTCGTCGGCTTCGGCGAGGCGGCCAACGCGGTCCTCGCCGGCTGGGGCCTCGGCGGAAGCGGCCGCGTCAGCGCGTACGACATCAAGACCGACGACGCCGAGACCGCGCCCCGGATGCGCTCCCACTACACCGTGGCGGGCGTGAGGGGCGCCGACACGCTGCAGGACGCGCTCGCAGGCGCCTCGCTCGTCTTCTGCCTGGTGACGGCGGACCGCGCGCTCGCGGCGGCGGAGGCGGCGGCCGCCGCCATCGAGCCGGGCACGCTATGGCTCGACGGTAACTCCTGCGCGCCGCAGACCAAGCGCGCCGCCGCCGAGGCGATCGACGCCGCGGGCGGTCGCTACGTCGACGTCGCCATCATGGCGCCGATCTTCCCCATGCGGCACCAGACGCCGATGCTGCTCGCCGGCCCCTTCGCCGAGGACGCCGCGGCGGCGATGACGGCGATGGACATGCGGGTCGACATCGCCGGCGAGACCGTCGGCGACGCCTCGACGATCAAGATGATCCGCTCGGTGATGATCAAGGGTATCGAGGCGCTGACGGCCGAATGCATGCTCGCCGCGCACAGGGCCGGCGTCGCCGATGCGGTGCTTCAGTCCCTCGCCGGGTCGGACCCCGGCCGCAACTGGCCCGCCAAGTCCGCGTACAACCTGGAGCGGATGATGGTCCACGGCGCGCGACGCGCGGCGGAGATGCGCGAGGTCGCGGCGACGCTCGACGGGCTGGGCCTGCCGAGCCGCATGGCGCAGGCGACGGCGGAGTGGCACGACCAGGTCGCCCGGCTCGGACTGCCCGGCGGCGAGGCCGAGCTCGACTCGCGCGCCCGGCGCATCCTCGACGCGCTCTGA
- the arsH gene encoding arsenical resistance protein ArsH, producing MTDLPNIDPACLQPIDPAPYAAPDDDGHPPRILILTGSLRTVSYSRLAALEARRILEWFGAEVRVFDPAGLPLPDGEPEHHPKVTELRELAMWSEGMVWSSPERHGAMTGIMKAQIDWLPLSLGGMRPTQGKTLAVMQVCGGSQSFNAVNQMRILGRWMRMVTIPNQSSVAKAWDEFDDAGRMRPSPYYNRIVDVMEELVKFTYMTRGRSGMLTDRYSERVESAAALSARVNQSRI from the coding sequence ATGACCGATCTGCCGAACATCGACCCCGCCTGCCTTCAGCCCATCGACCCGGCGCCCTATGCGGCGCCGGACGACGACGGGCATCCGCCCCGCATCCTGATCCTCACCGGATCCCTGCGCACCGTCTCCTATTCGCGCCTCGCCGCCCTGGAGGCCAGGCGGATCCTCGAATGGTTCGGCGCCGAGGTGCGGGTGTTCGACCCGGCCGGCCTGCCCCTTCCGGACGGCGAGCCGGAACACCACCCCAAGGTGACCGAACTGCGCGAGCTCGCGATGTGGTCGGAGGGGATGGTCTGGTCGAGCCCGGAACGTCACGGCGCGATGACCGGCATCATGAAGGCGCAGATCGACTGGCTGCCGCTGTCGCTCGGTGGAATGCGGCCGACGCAGGGCAAGACGCTCGCCGTGATGCAGGTCTGCGGCGGCTCGCAGAGCTTCAACGCCGTCAACCAGATGCGCATCCTCGGCCGCTGGATGCGCATGGTGACGATCCCCAACCAGTCCTCCGTCGCCAAGGCCTGGGACGAGTTCGACGACGCCGGCCGGATGCGCCCCTCGCCCTACTACAACCGCATCGTCGACGTGATGGAGGAGCTGGTGAAGTTCACCTACATGACGCGCGGCCGCTCCGGGATGCTGACCGACCGCTACTCCGAGCGGGTGGAGAGTGCCGCGGCCCTCTCCGCGCGGGTCAACCAGTCCCGCATCTGA
- a CDS encoding acyl-CoA dehydrogenase family protein, whose amino-acid sequence MDQFDPTAAYADIREGVANVCADFPGSYWQELDRERAYPKAFVDALIREGYLAAMIPEEYGGSGLPLTAAAVILEEIHKSGCNAGACHAQMYTMGTVLRHGSDEQKRQYLPGIADGSLRLQAFGVTEPTSGTNTLALKTTARREGDTYVVNGQKIWISRAEHSDLMVLLARTTPADQVAKRTDGLSVFLIDLRELRGNGVEIRPIRTMINHATTEIFFDNAVIPASSLIGEEGKGFRYILSGMNSERILIASECIGDAKWFLKKGSDYAREREVFGTPIGANQGVQFPLAKAYAHLMAAEAIVYRAAAMYDAGHNPGVEANTAKMLAADASWEAAEACLQTHGGFGFAEEYDVERKFRETRLYQIAPISTNLVLCYIAEQVLGLPKSYGKK is encoded by the coding sequence ATGGACCAGTTTGACCCCACAGCGGCCTATGCCGACATTCGCGAGGGCGTGGCGAACGTCTGCGCCGACTTCCCCGGTTCCTACTGGCAGGAGCTCGACCGCGAGCGCGCCTACCCCAAGGCGTTCGTGGACGCGCTGATCCGCGAGGGCTACCTCGCCGCGATGATCCCGGAGGAGTATGGCGGCTCCGGCCTGCCGCTGACGGCCGCGGCGGTCATTCTGGAGGAGATCCACAAGAGCGGCTGCAACGCCGGCGCCTGCCACGCGCAGATGTACACCATGGGCACCGTCCTGCGGCACGGCAGCGACGAGCAGAAGCGCCAGTACCTCCCCGGCATCGCCGACGGCTCGCTCCGCCTCCAGGCCTTCGGCGTCACCGAGCCGACGAGCGGGACGAACACGCTGGCGCTGAAGACCACCGCGCGGCGCGAGGGCGACACGTACGTGGTCAACGGCCAGAAGATCTGGATCTCCCGCGCCGAGCACTCGGACCTGATGGTTCTGCTCGCCCGCACCACGCCGGCCGACCAGGTCGCGAAGCGCACCGACGGGCTGTCGGTCTTCCTCATCGACCTGCGCGAGCTGCGCGGCAACGGCGTCGAGATCCGCCCGATTCGCACGATGATCAACCACGCCACCACCGAGATCTTCTTCGACAACGCGGTGATCCCGGCCTCCAGCCTGATCGGCGAGGAGGGCAAAGGTTTTCGCTATATCCTGTCGGGCATGAACTCCGAGCGCATCCTCATCGCCTCGGAGTGCATCGGCGATGCGAAGTGGTTCCTCAAGAAGGGCTCCGACTATGCGCGCGAGCGGGAGGTGTTCGGCACTCCCATCGGCGCCAACCAGGGCGTTCAGTTCCCCCTCGCGAAGGCCTACGCGCACCTGATGGCGGCGGAGGCGATCGTCTACCGCGCGGCGGCGATGTACGACGCCGGTCACAACCCGGGCGTCGAGGCGAACACCGCCAAGATGCTGGCCGCCGACGCGAGCTGGGAGGCGGCCGAAGCGTGCCTGCAGACGCACGGCGGCTTCGGCTTCGCGGAGGAGTACGACGTGGAGCGCAAGTTCCGCGAGACGCGCCTCTACCAGATCGCGCCGATCTCCACGAACCTCGTCCTCTGTTACATCGCCGAGCAGGTGCTAGGTTTGCCGAAGTCCTACGGCAAGAAATAG
- a CDS encoding serine hydrolase domain-containing protein, producing the protein MDRPVPDRRMVLAALAGAVAGGLAVPRAVRAAGQADGAFEEVAARAGALDQLHAMVVVHDGETRFARAFRGPNLERAVNVKSVSKSIVALLAGVAIDRGFISGTDATLGELIDDLIPADADPRVKDITVADLLTMQAGLERTSGPNYGAWVGSANWLRFALTRPFVAEPGEAFQYSTGSYHILGVVLARTTERTLLSLAREWLGVPLGIDLPAWTRDPQGYYLGGNNMAMTPRAMALIGETVRLGGTFGDAAVIPPEWIEVSLRPRARSPFSGDEYGYGWFLTELAGERAVYARGYGGQMIYVLPDAVLTVAITSDPTRPARTEGHVGDLHRLVAEAVLPAVTAG; encoded by the coding sequence ATGGACCGACCCGTACCCGATCGACGCATGGTCCTCGCCGCGCTGGCGGGTGCCGTGGCGGGCGGCCTCGCGGTGCCGCGGGCGGTGAGGGCGGCGGGCCAGGCGGACGGCGCGTTCGAGGAGGTGGCGGCTCGGGCCGGCGCGCTCGACCAGCTTCACGCGATGGTCGTCGTCCACGACGGCGAGACGCGTTTCGCCCGCGCCTTCCGGGGCCCGAACCTCGAACGCGCCGTCAACGTGAAGTCCGTCTCGAAGTCCATCGTCGCGCTGCTGGCGGGCGTTGCCATCGACCGCGGCTTCATCTCCGGCACGGACGCGACGCTGGGCGAGCTGATCGACGATCTCATCCCCGCCGACGCGGATCCCCGGGTAAAGGACATCACCGTCGCCGACCTCCTCACCATGCAGGCGGGGCTGGAGCGGACCTCCGGGCCGAACTACGGCGCCTGGGTGGGGAGCGCCAACTGGCTGCGCTTCGCGCTGACGCGCCCGTTCGTGGCCGAGCCGGGCGAGGCGTTCCAGTATTCGACCGGGAGCTACCACATCCTCGGCGTCGTCCTCGCGCGGACCACGGAGCGGACGCTGCTGAGCCTCGCGCGCGAATGGCTCGGCGTGCCCCTCGGCATCGACCTCCCGGCATGGACGCGCGATCCGCAGGGCTACTATCTCGGCGGCAACAACATGGCGATGACCCCGCGGGCGATGGCCCTGATCGGCGAAACGGTGCGGCTGGGCGGCACCTTCGGCGACGCGGCGGTCATCCCGCCGGAGTGGATCGAGGTGTCGCTGCGCCCCCGCGCGCGCTCGCCCTTCTCCGGCGACGAGTACGGCTACGGCTGGTTCCTGACCGAGCTCGCCGGCGAGCGGGCCGTCTACGCCCGCGGCTATGGCGGGCAGATGATCTACGTCCTGCCGGACGCGGTGCTGACCGTGGCGATCACCTCCGATCCGACCCGCCCGGCCCGCACCGAGGGGCATGTCGGAGACCTGCACCGGCTCGTCGCCGAGGCCGTGCTGCCGGCAGTCACCGCGGGATAG